One window of Siniperca chuatsi isolate FFG_IHB_CAS linkage group LG15, ASM2008510v1, whole genome shotgun sequence genomic DNA carries:
- the LOC122862117 gene encoding uncharacterized protein LOC122862117 has product MMFFTVGCVIVSHYMQDSFCQVGDHILGKAEWLVFFLHMLHLLQQNHPQSDFEAQFLAFPVSFYFLIYSQSLPCCVKMICYPGHQKEIQGPATVVQICSPVAHLVVGQVCSLCNKLDELQLLVRRLIFIFCFMFHRDMAVWSNTGLCTAFGRLPTLQSRLRHRTFQQNERPTCRTHSMLTNQMLCVERTNPNSSVISLSDFNKGNLSHELPKYRQFIKCPTREENILDHCHTTLGSAYHAVPRTALGHSDYIMVHLIPTYRQKLKLCKPVVRTSKQCTSEAMEDLWTCLDCTDWDIFRTAVWMSSQTL; this is encoded by the exons ATGATGTTTTTCACAGTTGGATGTGTGATAGTGAGCCACTATATGCAGGATTCTTTCTGCCAAGTCGGAGACCATATCCTTGGGAAAGCAGAGTGGTTGGTGTTCTTCCTGCACATGCTTCATCTTTTACAGCAAAATCACCCACAATCAGATTTTGAGGCCCAGTTCTTAGCTTTCCCTGTATCATTTTACTTTCTAATTTACTCTCAGTCCTTACCCTGCTGTGTGAAGATGATATGTTATCCTGGTCATCAGAAAGAGATCCAGGGTCCTGCAACAGTGGTGCAAATCTGTTCTCCAGTTGCACACTTGGTTGTTGGACAGGTTTGCTCACTGTGCAATAAACTGGATGAACTTCAGCTACTGGTGAGGAGACTTATATTCATcttctgttttatgtttcaCAGAGACATGGCTGTGTGGAGCAATACCGGACTCTGCACTGCATTTGGCAGGCTTCCAACTCTTCAGAGCAGATTGCGACACAGAACTTTCCAGCAAAACGAAAG GCCAACGTGCAGGACGCACAGCATGCTCACCAACCAGATGCTGTGTGTGGAGCGGACAAACCCGAACTCCTCAGTTATTTCCCTCAGTGACTTCAACAAGGGAAATCTCAGCCATGAACTCCCCAAATAcagacagtttattaaatgtcCGACCAGAGAGGAAAATATTCTGGATCACTGTCACACTACATTAGGCAGTGCCTATCACGCTGTCCCCCGCACTGCACTGGGACACTCTGACTACATCATGGTCCACCTGATTCCTACATACAGGCAaaaattaaagctctgtaaacctgttgtgaggaCGTCTAAGCAGTGCACCAGTGAAGCTATGGAGGACCTTTGGACGTGCTTGGACTGCACTGACTGGGATATTTTCAGGACTGCAGTCTGGATGAGTTCACAGACGCTGTAA